In the Salvelinus namaycush isolate Seneca chromosome 35, SaNama_1.0, whole genome shotgun sequence genome, one interval contains:
- the LOC120029923 gene encoding COP9 signalosome complex subunit 1 isoform X1 yields MPLPVQVFNFQGVVEPMQIDADPQEDQQNAPDVNYVVENPTLDLEQYASSYCGLMRIERLQFIAEHCPQLRAEALKMALSFVHRTFNVDVYEEIHRKLTEATREVQGAPDAAVEGGAVEPPPLDTAWAESTRKKALLKLEKLDTDLKNYKGNSIKESIRRGHDDLGDHYLDCGDLSNALKCYSRARDYCTSAKHVINMCLNVIKVSVYLQNWSHVLSYVSKAESTPEIAEQRGERDCQSQSVLTKLKCAAGLAELASRKYKQAAKCFLLASFDHCDFAELLSPSNVAVYGGMCALATFDRQELQKNVISSSSFKLFLELEPQVRDIIFKFYESKYASCLKMLDEIKDNLLLDMYLAPHVLTLYTLIRNRALIQYFSPYVSADMTKMAQAFNTTVLALEDELTQLILEGLINARIDSHSKILYARDVDQRSHTFEKSIHMGKEFQRRAKAMILRAAVLRNQIHVKSPPREGSQGELNSANSQSRMSTNM; encoded by the exons ATGCCTTTGCCCGTGCAAGTATTCAACTTTCAG GGGGTTGTTGAGCCCATGCAGATAGATGCTGACCCACAGGAGGACCAGCAGAATGCACCAGATGTCAACTATGTGGTGGAAAACCCCACGCTG GACCTGGAGCAGTATGCATCCAGCTACTGTGGTCTGATGCGTATTGAGAGGCTGCAGTTCATAGCAGAGCACTGTCCCCAGCTCCGCGCCGAGGCCCTGAAGATGGCCCTGTCTTTCGTCCACAGGACCTTCAACGTAGACGTGTACGAGGAGATCCACCGCAAGCTCACAGAGGCCACCAG agagGTCCAGGGTGCTCCAGATGCTGCGGTGGAGGGCGGAGCAGTCGAACCCCCTCCTCTGGACACAGCGTGGGCCGAGTCGACCAGGAAAAAGGCCCTGCTCAAACTGGAGAAATTGGACACTGACCTGAAGAACTACAAAGGAAACTCCATCAAAGAGAGCATCAG GAGGGGTCATGATGACCTTGGGGACCACTACTTGGACTGCGGTGACCTCAGCAACGCCCTTAAGTGCTACTCCCGAGCCCGAGACTACTGCACTAGCGCCAAGCATGTCATAAACATGTGTCTTAATGTTATCAAG GTTAGCGTCTACCTCCAGAACTGGTCCCACGTCCTTAGTTATGTAAGCAAAGCTGAATCCACTCCAGAGATAGCAGAG caaagaggggagagagattgcCAGAGTCAGTCAGTCCTCACCAAATTAAAATGTGCTGCAG GCCTAGCTGAGCTGGCCTCCAGAAAGTACAAACAAGCAGCCAAGTGCTTCCTGCTGGCCTCTTTCGACCACTGTGACTTCGCTGAG CTCCTGTCCCCCAGCAATGTAGCTGTGTACGGAGGGATGTGTGCCCTCGCCACCTTCGACAGACAGGAGCTACAGAAGAACGTAATCTCAAGCAG CTCCTTTAAATTATTCTTAGAGTTGGAGCCTCAGGTCCGTGACATCATCTTTAAGTTCTATGAGTCAAAGTACGCTTCCTGTCTCAAAATGCTGGATGAGATCAAG GATAATCTGCTGTTAGACATGTACCTGGCCCCCCACGTACTGACCCTCTACACACTGATCAGGAACAGAGCCCTTATACAG tacTTCAGCCCGTACGTGTCTGCAGACATGACTAAGATGGCCCAGGCCTTCAACACCACGGTGCTAGCTCTGGAAGACGAACTCACCCAGCTCATACTGGAGGGACTTATCAACGCACGCATAGACTCCCacagcaag ATCCTGTATGCGCGGGACGTGGACCAGCGGAGCCACACGTTTGAGAAGTCTATCCACATGGGCAAGGAGTTCCAGAGGCGAGCCAAAGCCATGATCTTACGAGCTGCCGTGCTGCGCAACCAGATACACGTCAAG tctcctccCAGGGAGGGCAGCCAAGGCGAACTCAACTCTGCCAACAGCCAATCACgaatgagcaccaacatgtga
- the LOC120029426 gene encoding gastrin/cholecystokinin type B receptor-like, with amino-acid sequence MALLVLTRKRTGLAGVSATRRLLVNLAVCDMMVVCVCMPVNLGLQVYNAWVFGEFLCRTVPFVQAVSVSASVLSLAVISLNRYYSVHNPLHARFFFTGRRILCMICVVWSVSSGLCIPLLFMNTIQTLSLLDITVTVCVESWNEVKLKQRYSFLLFCSLYGFPVLFNLVISVLTGWKLWGTDDKRTQDSNTFGVKLSLSRLKVRKRIAKMVLSLVVLFTLSWLPLYVVDIWLDLNMTASLKNEDDVNQVNHEWILHGRPFALWLGLTNSALNPLCYCFVGNLHRSAKRFRKSYRLKLSSVFSLLPQQSSMTMGSISVPKVVPYSRAQSVNRSAEMGASSKYANLGDKLTKSKSLSSVTACETVFD; translated from the coding sequence ATGGCTCTCCTGGTCCTCACCCGAAAGAGGACGGGTCTGGCGGGAGTGTCGGCGACCCGCAGACTGCTGGTGAACTTAGCGGTGTGTGACATGATGGtggtatgtgtgtgcatgccagTTAACCTGGGACTCCAGGTCTACAACGCCTGGGTGTTCGGTGAGTTTCTGTGCCGCACCGTGCCGTTCGTTCAAGCGGTATCAGTGTCTGCGAGCGTCCTGAGCCTGGCTGTGATCAGTCTGAACCGCTACTACAGCGTGCACAATCCTCTCCACGCCCGTTTTTTTTTTACCGGGCGGCGGATACtgtgtatgatctgtgtggtGTGGAGCGTGTCGTCGGGGCTGTGCATACCGCTCCTCTTCATGAACACCATCCAGACTCTGTCGCTGCTGGACATCACCGTCACTGTGTGCGTGGAGAGCTGGAACGAAGTCAAACTGAAACAGAGATATAGCTTCCTGCTCTTTTGCTCTCTCTACGGCTTTCCGGTGTTGTTTAACCTGGTTATAAGCGTGCTGACCGGCTGGAAGCTGTGGGGCACCGATGACAAACGGACGCAAGATTCAAATACATTTGGCGTTAAGCTATCACTGTCCCGCCTCAAAGTGCGTAAAAGGATAGCCAAGATGGTGCTGTCACTAGTTGTGCTTTTCACACTGTCCTGGTTACCTCTGTATGTAGTGGACATATGGTTAGACTTGAACATGACTGCATCTTTAAAGAATGAGGATGATGTGAACCAGGTCAACCACGAGTGGATTCTTCACGGGAGACCATTTGCGCTATGGCTGGGTCTGACCAACTCTGCTCTCAACCCGCTCTGTTATTGTTTCGTGGGAAACTTGCACAGGTCTGCGAAACGGTTCAGGAAAAGCTACCGACTGAAACTGTCGTCAGTGTTCAGTCTGTTGCCACAGCAGTCCTCCATGACTATGGGCAGCATCTCAGTGCCTAAAGTCGTGCCATACAGCAGGGCGCAATCGGTGAATCGCAGCGCAGAGATGGGCGCATCGAGCAAGTACGCCAATTTAGGCGACAAACTAACCAAGAGCAAGAGCCTGTCCTCTGTGACAGCGTGTGAGACTGTTTTCGACTGA
- the LOC120029923 gene encoding COP9 signalosome complex subunit 1 isoform X3 produces the protein MQIDADPQEDQQNAPDVNYVVENPTLDLEQYASSYCGLMRIERLQFIAEHCPQLRAEALKMALSFVHRTFNVDVYEEIHRKLTEATREVQGAPDAAVEGGAVEPPPLDTAWAESTRKKALLKLEKLDTDLKNYKGNSIKESIRRGHDDLGDHYLDCGDLSNALKCYSRARDYCTSAKHVINMCLNVIKVSVYLQNWSHVLSYVSKAESTPEIAEQRGERDCQSQSVLTKLKCAAGLAELASRKYKQAAKCFLLASFDHCDFAELLSPSNVAVYGGMCALATFDRQELQKNVISSSSFKLFLELEPQVRDIIFKFYESKYASCLKMLDEIKDNLLLDMYLAPHVLTLYTLIRNRALIQYFSPYVSADMTKMAQAFNTTVLALEDELTQLILEGLINARIDSHSKILYARDVDQRSHTFEKSIHMGKEFQRRAKAMILRAAVLRNQIHVKSPPREGSQGELNSANSQSRMSTNM, from the exons ATGCAGATAGATGCTGACCCACAGGAGGACCAGCAGAATGCACCAGATGTCAACTATGTGGTGGAAAACCCCACGCTG GACCTGGAGCAGTATGCATCCAGCTACTGTGGTCTGATGCGTATTGAGAGGCTGCAGTTCATAGCAGAGCACTGTCCCCAGCTCCGCGCCGAGGCCCTGAAGATGGCCCTGTCTTTCGTCCACAGGACCTTCAACGTAGACGTGTACGAGGAGATCCACCGCAAGCTCACAGAGGCCACCAG agagGTCCAGGGTGCTCCAGATGCTGCGGTGGAGGGCGGAGCAGTCGAACCCCCTCCTCTGGACACAGCGTGGGCCGAGTCGACCAGGAAAAAGGCCCTGCTCAAACTGGAGAAATTGGACACTGACCTGAAGAACTACAAAGGAAACTCCATCAAAGAGAGCATCAG GAGGGGTCATGATGACCTTGGGGACCACTACTTGGACTGCGGTGACCTCAGCAACGCCCTTAAGTGCTACTCCCGAGCCCGAGACTACTGCACTAGCGCCAAGCATGTCATAAACATGTGTCTTAATGTTATCAAG GTTAGCGTCTACCTCCAGAACTGGTCCCACGTCCTTAGTTATGTAAGCAAAGCTGAATCCACTCCAGAGATAGCAGAG caaagaggggagagagattgcCAGAGTCAGTCAGTCCTCACCAAATTAAAATGTGCTGCAG GCCTAGCTGAGCTGGCCTCCAGAAAGTACAAACAAGCAGCCAAGTGCTTCCTGCTGGCCTCTTTCGACCACTGTGACTTCGCTGAG CTCCTGTCCCCCAGCAATGTAGCTGTGTACGGAGGGATGTGTGCCCTCGCCACCTTCGACAGACAGGAGCTACAGAAGAACGTAATCTCAAGCAG CTCCTTTAAATTATTCTTAGAGTTGGAGCCTCAGGTCCGTGACATCATCTTTAAGTTCTATGAGTCAAAGTACGCTTCCTGTCTCAAAATGCTGGATGAGATCAAG GATAATCTGCTGTTAGACATGTACCTGGCCCCCCACGTACTGACCCTCTACACACTGATCAGGAACAGAGCCCTTATACAG tacTTCAGCCCGTACGTGTCTGCAGACATGACTAAGATGGCCCAGGCCTTCAACACCACGGTGCTAGCTCTGGAAGACGAACTCACCCAGCTCATACTGGAGGGACTTATCAACGCACGCATAGACTCCCacagcaag ATCCTGTATGCGCGGGACGTGGACCAGCGGAGCCACACGTTTGAGAAGTCTATCCACATGGGCAAGGAGTTCCAGAGGCGAGCCAAAGCCATGATCTTACGAGCTGCCGTGCTGCGCAACCAGATACACGTCAAG tctcctccCAGGGAGGGCAGCCAAGGCGAACTCAACTCTGCCAACAGCCAATCACgaatgagcaccaacatgtga
- the LOC120029923 gene encoding COP9 signalosome complex subunit 1 isoform X2 gives MFALLQGVVEPMQIDADPQEDQQNAPDVNYVVENPTLDLEQYASSYCGLMRIERLQFIAEHCPQLRAEALKMALSFVHRTFNVDVYEEIHRKLTEATREVQGAPDAAVEGGAVEPPPLDTAWAESTRKKALLKLEKLDTDLKNYKGNSIKESIRRGHDDLGDHYLDCGDLSNALKCYSRARDYCTSAKHVINMCLNVIKVSVYLQNWSHVLSYVSKAESTPEIAEQRGERDCQSQSVLTKLKCAAGLAELASRKYKQAAKCFLLASFDHCDFAELLSPSNVAVYGGMCALATFDRQELQKNVISSSSFKLFLELEPQVRDIIFKFYESKYASCLKMLDEIKDNLLLDMYLAPHVLTLYTLIRNRALIQYFSPYVSADMTKMAQAFNTTVLALEDELTQLILEGLINARIDSHSKILYARDVDQRSHTFEKSIHMGKEFQRRAKAMILRAAVLRNQIHVKSPPREGSQGELNSANSQSRMSTNM, from the exons atgttcgCTCTTCTTCAGGGGGTTGTTGAGCCCATGCAGATAGATGCTGACCCACAGGAGGACCAGCAGAATGCACCAGATGTCAACTATGTGGTGGAAAACCCCACGCTG GACCTGGAGCAGTATGCATCCAGCTACTGTGGTCTGATGCGTATTGAGAGGCTGCAGTTCATAGCAGAGCACTGTCCCCAGCTCCGCGCCGAGGCCCTGAAGATGGCCCTGTCTTTCGTCCACAGGACCTTCAACGTAGACGTGTACGAGGAGATCCACCGCAAGCTCACAGAGGCCACCAG agagGTCCAGGGTGCTCCAGATGCTGCGGTGGAGGGCGGAGCAGTCGAACCCCCTCCTCTGGACACAGCGTGGGCCGAGTCGACCAGGAAAAAGGCCCTGCTCAAACTGGAGAAATTGGACACTGACCTGAAGAACTACAAAGGAAACTCCATCAAAGAGAGCATCAG GAGGGGTCATGATGACCTTGGGGACCACTACTTGGACTGCGGTGACCTCAGCAACGCCCTTAAGTGCTACTCCCGAGCCCGAGACTACTGCACTAGCGCCAAGCATGTCATAAACATGTGTCTTAATGTTATCAAG GTTAGCGTCTACCTCCAGAACTGGTCCCACGTCCTTAGTTATGTAAGCAAAGCTGAATCCACTCCAGAGATAGCAGAG caaagaggggagagagattgcCAGAGTCAGTCAGTCCTCACCAAATTAAAATGTGCTGCAG GCCTAGCTGAGCTGGCCTCCAGAAAGTACAAACAAGCAGCCAAGTGCTTCCTGCTGGCCTCTTTCGACCACTGTGACTTCGCTGAG CTCCTGTCCCCCAGCAATGTAGCTGTGTACGGAGGGATGTGTGCCCTCGCCACCTTCGACAGACAGGAGCTACAGAAGAACGTAATCTCAAGCAG CTCCTTTAAATTATTCTTAGAGTTGGAGCCTCAGGTCCGTGACATCATCTTTAAGTTCTATGAGTCAAAGTACGCTTCCTGTCTCAAAATGCTGGATGAGATCAAG GATAATCTGCTGTTAGACATGTACCTGGCCCCCCACGTACTGACCCTCTACACACTGATCAGGAACAGAGCCCTTATACAG tacTTCAGCCCGTACGTGTCTGCAGACATGACTAAGATGGCCCAGGCCTTCAACACCACGGTGCTAGCTCTGGAAGACGAACTCACCCAGCTCATACTGGAGGGACTTATCAACGCACGCATAGACTCCCacagcaag ATCCTGTATGCGCGGGACGTGGACCAGCGGAGCCACACGTTTGAGAAGTCTATCCACATGGGCAAGGAGTTCCAGAGGCGAGCCAAAGCCATGATCTTACGAGCTGCCGTGCTGCGCAACCAGATACACGTCAAG tctcctccCAGGGAGGGCAGCCAAGGCGAACTCAACTCTGCCAACAGCCAATCACgaatgagcaccaacatgtga